The Mixta hanseatica genome includes a region encoding these proteins:
- the cvpA gene encoding colicin V production protein, with protein MVWIDYVIIGIVSFSALVSLIRGFVREALSLITWGCAFFVASHYYPFLAVWFTGFDDQLVRNGIAIAVLFIATLIVGAIVNYVIGSLVEKTGLSGTDRVLGVCFGALRGVLIVSAMLFFLDTFTGFPKSPDWQQSQLIPEFSYIIRWFFDYLQSTSSFLPR; from the coding sequence ATGGTCTGGATAGATTACGTCATCATTGGGATTGTTAGTTTTTCTGCTCTTGTCAGCCTGATCCGTGGGTTTGTTCGGGAAGCTTTATCTCTTATCACCTGGGGATGCGCATTCTTTGTTGCCAGTCATTACTATCCCTTCCTTGCTGTCTGGTTCACCGGATTTGACGATCAGCTGGTGCGCAACGGCATCGCTATCGCAGTGCTCTTTATCGCTACCCTGATTGTCGGAGCGATAGTGAACTATGTGATTGGCTCGCTGGTCGAAAAAACGGGTTTGTCGGGAACCGACAGAGTACTGGGTGTCTGCTTCGGGGCGCTGCGCGGCGTGCTAATCGTTTCAGCGATGCTGTTCTTCCTCGATACCTTTACCGGCTTTCCCAAAAGCCCGGACTGGCAACAGTCTCAACTGATTCCTGAGTTCAGTTACATCATCAGATGGTTCTTTGACTATCTGCAAAGCACGTCGAGTTTTTTGCCCCGGTAA
- a CDS encoding LysR family transcriptional regulator, which yields MHPSVHWDDTRIFLAVARCGTLSRAADELRMGIATLSRRLDRLETALGVPLFSRHQTGYRLTDDGEALLERAEALEHAALAFGEAAQMQGRVAGLVRLATAENLANPLIVPSLGSLFLQHPELRVEVISGLQTLNLHRRDADLAVRMVRPEAGNLTIKRLGTLGFGLYGSAEYLASRRPDEENGAFEQDAFIGWAETHHHLPAAKWVLRTLRGRPSRLETNTLSAQLSAAVAGMGLAVLPHFLAQQAGLHCLLAELGVEQPVWLVMHADLAHSRRVRVVADHLIQLFAAQAEALKGAALRV from the coding sequence ATGCACCCTTCTGTTCACTGGGATGATACCCGGATATTTCTTGCCGTTGCCCGTTGCGGCACCTTAAGCCGAGCCGCTGACGAGCTGCGTATGGGCATTGCCACACTGTCGCGCCGTCTGGATCGGCTGGAAACCGCGCTTGGCGTGCCGCTCTTTAGCCGCCATCAAACCGGCTATCGTCTGACCGATGATGGCGAAGCGCTGCTGGAGCGCGCTGAAGCGCTGGAGCATGCCGCGCTGGCGTTTGGCGAAGCGGCGCAAATGCAGGGTAGGGTGGCGGGGCTGGTACGGCTGGCAACGGCGGAAAATTTGGCTAACCCGCTGATCGTTCCTTCGCTGGGATCGCTGTTCTTGCAGCATCCGGAACTGCGCGTAGAAGTGATAAGCGGTTTGCAAACGCTAAACCTGCACCGACGCGATGCCGATCTGGCAGTACGGATGGTGCGCCCTGAGGCGGGCAACCTGACAATAAAGCGGCTGGGCACGCTGGGCTTTGGCCTGTATGGTTCAGCCGAATATCTGGCGTCCCGGCGGCCCGATGAGGAGAACGGCGCGTTCGAGCAGGACGCTTTTATCGGCTGGGCGGAAACGCACCATCATCTGCCTGCGGCAAAGTGGGTGTTACGAACCTTACGCGGCCGCCCCAGTCGGCTGGAAACCAATACGCTATCGGCCCAGCTCTCCGCCGCGGTGGCCGGGATGGGATTAGCAGTATTGCCGCACTTCCTGGCGCAGCAGGCGGGGCTGCATTGTCTGCTGGCTGAACTGGGCGTCGAACAGCCTGTCTGGCTGGTAATGCATGCCGATCTGGCGCATTCACGTCGGGTCAGGGTGGTGGCCGATCATCTTATTCAACTGTTTGCCGCACAGGCAGAGGCGCTGAAGGGTGCCGCGCTGCGGGTTTGA
- the accD gene encoding acetyl-CoA carboxylase, carboxyltransferase subunit beta, which produces MSWIERILNKSTITPSRRANIPEGVWTKCDSCGQVLYRAELERNLEVCPKCDHHMRMHARERLHSLLDQGTLVELGSELEPKDVLKFRDSKKYKDRLAAAQKETEEKDALIVMKGTLHSMPIVAAAFEFSFMGGSMGSVVGARFVRAVEQALEDNCPLICFSASGGARMQEALMSLMQMAKTSAALAKMRERGLPYISVLTDPTMGGVSASFAMLGDLNVAEPKALIGFAGPRVIEQTVREKLPPGFQRSEFLIEKGAIDMIIRRPEMRFKLASLLAKMQNLPAPLSDSDELPDEPKAESQEA; this is translated from the coding sequence ATGAGCTGGATTGAACGAATTCTCAATAAGAGCACAATTACCCCGTCGCGCAGAGCAAACATTCCTGAAGGGGTCTGGACAAAATGCGACAGCTGCGGGCAGGTGCTTTACCGTGCCGAGCTGGAGCGCAACCTGGAAGTTTGTCCAAAATGCGATCATCACATGCGTATGCACGCGCGCGAGCGTCTGCACAGCCTGTTAGATCAGGGCACGCTGGTTGAGCTGGGCAGCGAACTGGAGCCGAAAGACGTGCTCAAGTTCCGCGACTCCAAAAAGTATAAGGATCGTCTGGCTGCGGCGCAGAAAGAAACCGAAGAGAAAGACGCGCTGATTGTCATGAAAGGTACGCTGCACAGCATGCCGATCGTGGCCGCCGCGTTTGAGTTCTCTTTTATGGGCGGCTCAATGGGCTCCGTCGTCGGCGCGCGTTTTGTTCGTGCCGTAGAGCAGGCGCTGGAAGATAACTGCCCACTGATCTGTTTCTCCGCCAGCGGCGGCGCCCGTATGCAGGAAGCGCTGATGTCGCTGATGCAGATGGCGAAAACCAGTGCGGCGCTGGCGAAAATGCGCGAGCGCGGTCTGCCTTATATCTCTGTTTTGACCGACCCGACCATGGGCGGCGTCTCCGCCAGTTTCGCCATGCTGGGCGACCTGAACGTGGCGGAACCGAAAGCGCTGATTGGCTTTGCCGGCCCGCGCGTGATTGAGCAGACGGTACGTGAGAAATTGCCGCCGGGCTTCCAGCGCAGCGAATTCCTGATTGAAAAAGGCGCGATCGATATGATTATCCGTCGTCCGGAAATGCGCTTTAAACTGGCAAGCCTGCTGGCGAAAATGCAGAATCTGCCTGCGCCGCTGTCTGACAGTGATGAGCTGCCGGATGAGCCGAAAGCGGAAAGCCAAGAGGCCTGA
- the purF gene encoding amidophosphoribosyltransferase: protein MCGIVGITGFMPVNQSIYDALTVLQHRGQDAAGICTIDALNCFRLRKANGLVNDVFEARHMQRLQGNMGIGHVRYPTAGSSSASEAQPFYVNSPYGITLAHNGNLTNAHELRKQLFESGRRHVNTTSDSEILLNIFAQELDRCPHHPLEADDIFSAVAAVHQQVRGAYACVAMIIGHGMVAFRDPNGIRPLVMGKRDLAEGRTEYMVASESVALDTLGFEFLRDVAPGEAVYITVNGQLYTRQCAENPRNNPCLFEYVYFARPDSFLDKISVYSARVRMGTKLGAKIAREWEDLDIDVVIPIPETSTDVALEIARILDKPYRQGFVKNRYVGRTFIMPGQQLRRNAVRRKLNANRAEFRDKNVLLVDDSIVRGTTSEQIIEMAREAGAKKVYLASAAPEIRFPNVYGIDMPSATELIAHGREVEEIRQLIKADALIFQNLDDLIEAVREENPDIEQFECSVFNGIYVTKDVDLQYLEYLQSLRNDDAKALARQNEVESLEMHNEG from the coding sequence ATGTGCGGTATTGTCGGTATCACCGGTTTTATGCCGGTCAACCAGTCGATTTATGACGCGTTAACGGTGCTGCAGCACCGTGGGCAGGATGCCGCAGGCATTTGTACCATCGATGCGCTGAACTGTTTCCGTCTGCGTAAGGCGAACGGGCTGGTCAACGATGTGTTCGAAGCACGCCATATGCAGCGTTTGCAGGGCAATATGGGCATCGGTCATGTGCGTTACCCTACCGCCGGTAGCTCCAGCGCGTCCGAAGCGCAGCCTTTCTACGTCAACTCCCCGTACGGTATTACCCTGGCCCACAACGGCAACCTGACCAATGCGCACGAGCTGCGTAAACAGCTGTTTGAAAGCGGTCGCCGTCACGTGAATACCACCTCCGATTCTGAAATTCTGCTGAATATCTTCGCTCAGGAGCTGGATCGCTGTCCGCACCACCCGCTGGAAGCGGACGATATCTTCTCTGCCGTGGCCGCTGTACATCAGCAGGTGCGCGGCGCCTACGCCTGCGTGGCGATGATTATCGGGCATGGCATGGTCGCCTTCCGCGATCCTAACGGTATTCGTCCGTTAGTGATGGGCAAACGCGATCTGGCTGAAGGCCGCACCGAGTATATGGTCGCTTCGGAAAGCGTGGCGCTGGATACGCTGGGCTTTGAGTTTCTGCGCGACGTGGCGCCGGGCGAAGCGGTCTATATCACCGTTAACGGTCAGCTCTACACCCGCCAATGCGCTGAAAACCCGCGCAATAACCCGTGCCTGTTTGAATATGTCTATTTTGCGCGCCCGGACTCTTTCCTCGATAAGATTTCGGTCTACAGCGCCCGCGTCCGCATGGGCACCAAGCTGGGCGCGAAAATCGCCCGCGAGTGGGAAGATTTAGATATTGATGTGGTGATCCCTATCCCGGAAACTTCCACCGACGTGGCGCTGGAAATCGCCCGCATCCTTGATAAGCCTTACCGTCAGGGCTTTGTGAAAAACCGCTACGTTGGCCGTACCTTTATCATGCCGGGTCAGCAGCTGCGTCGTAACGCGGTGCGCCGTAAACTGAATGCCAACCGCGCCGAATTCCGTGATAAGAATGTCCTGCTGGTGGATGACTCCATCGTACGCGGCACCACCTCGGAACAGATCATTGAGATGGCGCGTGAAGCGGGCGCGAAGAAGGTCTATCTGGCCTCTGCCGCACCAGAAATCCGTTTTCCGAACGTCTATGGCATCGATATGCCGAGCGCTACGGAACTGATCGCACACGGTCGGGAAGTGGAAGAGATTCGCCAGCTGATTAAAGCCGATGCGCTGATCTTCCAGAATCTCGACGATCTGATCGAAGCGGTGCGCGAAGAGAACCCGGATATTGAACAGTTTGAATGTTCAGTATTTAACGGCATTTACGTGACGAAAGATGTCGATCTGCAATATCTGGAGTATCTGCAATCGCTGCGCAATGACGATGCTAAAGCGCTGGCGCGTCAGAACGAGGTGGAAAGCCTCGAAATGCACAACGAAGGTTAA
- a CDS encoding aldo/keto reductase: MQQRQLTTTLRVSALGLGCMGMSEFYGPRDDSASLRVLAQALDSGINFFDTADMYGPYHNEEIIGRFLASKRQQIKIATKFGIVRQPGEYRRRIDNSADYARRSCEASLRRLGVEQIDLYYVHRLDNAIPVEETMDALAQLVREGKIAHIGLCEVSAATLKRAHAVHPVAAVQTEYSLWTREVENSVLPACRELGIGLVAYSPLGRGFLTGRFQHTAAFESGDFRASLPRFQPENLVRNRPLAEVIAALAAEKSCSAAQIALAWLLAQGENIVPIPGTCNLVHLQQNAAALAVHLTPQELTALRQAVTALPVVGERYTAEGMKGLDA, from the coding sequence ATGCAACAACGACAGCTGACAACAACTTTACGGGTTTCCGCGCTGGGTCTGGGCTGTATGGGAATGAGTGAATTTTACGGGCCGCGCGATGATTCTGCTTCGCTGAGGGTGCTGGCGCAGGCGCTGGATAGCGGCATTAATTTTTTCGATACGGCAGATATGTATGGCCCCTATCACAATGAAGAGATCATTGGCCGCTTCCTGGCCTCGAAGCGTCAGCAGATAAAAATCGCTACCAAATTCGGCATCGTGCGTCAGCCGGGAGAATATCGTCGTCGCATCGATAACAGCGCCGACTATGCCCGACGTAGCTGTGAAGCCTCTCTGCGGCGACTGGGCGTCGAGCAGATTGACCTTTATTACGTTCACCGGCTGGATAACGCCATTCCAGTGGAAGAGACAATGGACGCGCTGGCGCAGTTGGTACGCGAAGGGAAAATTGCGCATATCGGTCTGTGCGAGGTAAGTGCGGCCACGTTAAAACGCGCGCATGCAGTCCATCCGGTTGCGGCCGTTCAGACCGAATATTCGCTCTGGACGCGCGAAGTGGAAAACAGCGTACTGCCCGCCTGTCGTGAATTGGGGATTGGCCTGGTCGCCTATTCTCCCCTCGGGCGTGGCTTTTTAACTGGTCGCTTTCAACATACGGCTGCCTTTGAGTCGGGTGATTTCCGCGCCAGCCTGCCCCGTTTCCAGCCGGAAAACCTGGTGAGAAATCGCCCGCTGGCTGAGGTTATCGCGGCCCTTGCGGCGGAGAAATCCTGCTCTGCCGCCCAGATTGCGCTGGCCTGGCTGCTGGCGCAGGGAGAAAACATTGTTCCCATTCCGGGCACCTGTAACCTAGTACATTTGCAGCAGAACGCGGCGGCGCTGGCAGTTCATTTAACTCCGCAGGAGCTAACGGCATTACGGCAAGCGGTGACGGCATTACCGGTGGTTGGCGAGCGCTACACTGCAGAAGGCATGAAAGGCCTTGATGCGTAA
- the dedD gene encoding cell division protein DedD, which translates to MASKFQNRLVGTVILVAVGVIVLPGLLDGKKKHYKEEFAAIPLVPKPDDQQDSDMVPPVTQSLPSQPPEGAGAAIGGGSNRPQQSGDNGAAVPQHNSAPSVVAPPPVVQSPPKVNTEQPKPKAVEPPKPKPVETPKPKPVEQPKPVEQTAPTGQAYVVQLGALKNAAKVNEIVAQLRLSGYRAFTVPSTPVQGQITRIYVGPDASKAKMQSAVGELKSLSGLSGVVKPYSAR; encoded by the coding sequence GTGGCAAGTAAGTTTCAGAACCGCTTAGTCGGCACGGTCATTCTGGTCGCCGTTGGCGTCATTGTGCTGCCAGGCCTGCTTGACGGCAAAAAAAAACATTATAAAGAAGAATTCGCGGCGATCCCGCTGGTGCCGAAGCCGGACGATCAGCAGGATAGCGATATGGTGCCGCCGGTCACGCAGTCGCTGCCTTCGCAGCCGCCAGAGGGCGCAGGCGCGGCGATCGGGGGCGGCAGCAATCGTCCGCAGCAGTCGGGCGATAACGGCGCGGCTGTACCGCAGCATAACAGCGCGCCATCGGTAGTTGCTCCGCCGCCGGTGGTGCAATCGCCGCCGAAAGTAAACACGGAACAGCCGAAGCCCAAAGCGGTGGAACCACCTAAACCGAAGCCGGTAGAAACGCCGAAGCCGAAACCGGTAGAACAGCCAAAGCCGGTAGAACAAACGGCGCCGACCGGGCAGGCTTATGTGGTGCAACTCGGCGCGCTGAAAAATGCCGCGAAAGTGAATGAGATCGTGGCACAGCTGCGTCTTTCCGGTTACCGCGCCTTTACCGTGCCCTCAACGCCGGTACAGGGGCAGATTACTCGCATCTATGTCGGCCCGGATGCCTCGAAGGCGAAAATGCAGTCGGCGGTAGGCGAACTGAAAAGCCTCTCTGGACTGAGCGGCGTAGTTAAGCCTTATAGCGCGCGTTAA
- the folC gene encoding bifunctional tetrahydrofolate synthase/dihydrofolate synthase, producing the protein MENLHLPQATSPLAAWLYYLERLHTQAIDLGLTRVARVARTLELLKPAPFVFTVAGTNGKGTTCRTLETLLMAAGYRVGVYSSPHLLRYTERVRIQGDELPEAAHSASFAAIEAGRGDTSLTYFEFSTLSALQLFKQAALDVVILEVGLGGRLDATNIVDADVAAITSIALDHTDWLGPDRESIGREKAGVFRAGKPAVVGEPDMPQSIAQVAQETGAGLQQVGRDWSWQAQESGWRFSNAHVTLENLPLPQVPLPNAATALAALSASGLQVSEAIIRQHLDKAVLPGRFQTVAQQPRVILDVAHNPHAAGYLAGRLAQLPKTGQVHAVVGMLHDKDIAGTLASLAPQVDCWYLAPLEGPRGASAEQLMAELQTDRAHAFGSVTAAWQAAMQQAAEQDIVLVCGSFHTVAQVMEAMDTEKGSGK; encoded by the coding sequence ATGGAAAATCTTCACCTTCCTCAAGCCACGTCGCCTCTGGCCGCGTGGCTTTATTATCTTGAGCGTCTGCATACGCAGGCCATCGATCTCGGACTGACGCGTGTAGCTCGCGTAGCCCGCACGCTCGAGCTGTTAAAACCCGCCCCCTTTGTTTTCACCGTTGCCGGCACTAACGGCAAAGGCACCACCTGCCGTACGCTGGAAACGCTGCTGATGGCCGCCGGTTATCGCGTGGGCGTATATAGCTCGCCGCACCTGCTGCGCTATACCGAACGGGTGCGCATTCAGGGCGATGAGCTGCCGGAAGCGGCGCATAGCGCCAGCTTTGCCGCTATCGAAGCGGGACGCGGCGACACCTCGCTGACCTATTTTGAATTCAGTACGCTTTCGGCGCTGCAGCTATTTAAACAGGCGGCGCTGGATGTGGTGATCCTGGAAGTGGGGCTGGGCGGTCGCCTGGACGCCACCAATATCGTTGATGCGGATGTGGCGGCGATCACCAGCATCGCGCTGGACCATACCGACTGGCTGGGTCCGGATCGTGAAAGCATCGGCCGCGAAAAGGCGGGCGTTTTCCGGGCCGGCAAACCTGCCGTAGTCGGCGAGCCTGATATGCCGCAAAGCATCGCTCAGGTGGCGCAGGAAACCGGCGCTGGGCTGCAGCAGGTAGGGCGCGACTGGAGCTGGCAGGCGCAGGAAAGCGGCTGGCGCTTCAGTAATGCCCACGTCACGTTGGAAAACCTGCCGTTGCCGCAGGTGCCGTTGCCTAACGCGGCGACGGCGCTGGCGGCGTTAAGTGCCTCCGGGCTGCAGGTCAGTGAAGCGATTATTCGTCAGCATCTGGATAAAGCGGTGCTGCCGGGACGCTTTCAAACCGTGGCGCAGCAGCCGCGGGTGATTCTGGACGTGGCGCACAACCCGCATGCCGCAGGCTATCTGGCCGGACGGCTGGCGCAGTTGCCGAAAACGGGACAGGTGCATGCGGTGGTGGGCATGTTGCATGATAAAGATATTGCCGGTACCCTGGCGTCTCTGGCTCCGCAGGTGGATTGCTGGTATTTAGCGCCGTTGGAAGGCCCGCGCGGCGCCAGCGCTGAACAGCTGATGGCCGAGCTGCAAACGGATCGGGCGCATGCCTTTGGTTCTGTTACCGCTGCATGGCAGGCCGCCATGCAGCAGGCAGCTGAGCAGGATATTGTGCTGGTATGTGGATCTTTCCATACCGTGGCACAGGTCATGGAAGCGATGGATACGGAGAAGGGCAGTGGCAAGTAA